Proteins from a single region of Veillonellaceae bacterium:
- a CDS encoding glycoside hydrolase, with product MSKLFRTMLFCMVLLCFSSLAYAAAYQKGDQGEDIALIQQRLSSLGYETGAADGDFGTVTENAVKNFQRDKGLEADGIIGTQTYQLLMGRDIPVSRATSATVVRRVTQNAMKYTGVPYVFGGTTPNGFDCSGYTRYVFAQSGIYLPRTADDQFKLGRSVSYYNLRPGDLVFFTTYAPGPSHVGIYLENGKFISSTSSRGVMVSRLDSGYWGSRYYGARRIL from the coding sequence GTGTCAAAGCTTTTCCGAACCATGTTGTTTTGTATGGTTCTATTATGTTTTTCTTCGCTCGCGTATGCTGCGGCTTATCAAAAAGGAGATCAAGGCGAAGATATTGCGTTGATTCAGCAGCGTCTAAGTTCGCTAGGCTATGAGACCGGTGCCGCGGATGGTGACTTTGGCACAGTAACGGAAAACGCCGTTAAAAACTTCCAACGAGATAAGGGTCTTGAAGCTGATGGCATTATTGGCACGCAAACTTATCAGCTTTTGATGGGACGGGATATCCCTGTCAGTAGAGCTACCTCCGCGACAGTAGTTCGCCGAGTTACCCAAAATGCCATGAAATATACCGGCGTCCCTTATGTATTCGGCGGTACAACACCTAACGGCTTTGACTGTTCAGGCTACACCCGTTATGTATTTGCCCAATCCGGCATCTATTTACCACGTACTGCTGACGACCAATTCAAATTAGGCCGGTCAGTATCTTACTATAATTTGCGACCCGGAGACCTGGTTTTCTTTACTACATATGCGCCAGGACCTTCACATGTTGGAATTTATCTTGAGAATGGGAAGTTCATTAGCTCGACGTCTAGCCGTGGTGTAATGGTAAGCAGGCTGGACAGCGGTTATTGGGGAAGTCGTTACTACGGTGCACGAAGAATATTGTAG
- the aroH gene encoding chorismate mutase, with protein sequence MLRGIRGAITVNQNERNDILSAVSELLNAMKEANSIDLEDIGAIIFSSTPDLDTAFPAAAARSLGWHEVPLFGTQEIDNPLGLPHCIRVLILWNTELPQKSIRHVYLRDAVRLRQDIIR encoded by the coding sequence ATGCTACGCGGAATTCGAGGGGCAATAACTGTTAATCAAAATGAACGTAATGATATTCTATCCGCCGTATCAGAACTCTTAAACGCTATGAAAGAGGCAAATTCAATCGATCTAGAGGATATTGGAGCGATAATTTTTAGTTCGACGCCTGATTTAGATACTGCATTTCCGGCCGCTGCTGCAAGATCGTTAGGCTGGCATGAAGTACCGCTTTTTGGCACGCAGGAAATCGATAATCCCTTAGGATTACCTCATTGTATCAGGGTGTTGATTTTATGGAATACTGAACTGCCGCAAAAGAGCATACGCCACGTCTATTTGCGCGATGCAGTGCGTCTCCGCCAAGATATTATCAGATAG
- a CDS encoding hydrogenase expression/formation protein, with protein MDDNQLPIKVKAVLVEIKDALSRFLQSGESWTIFIDKMALSFEERQAIHDFLGQGTVTVKFNDVAEPVEWLESGVAGVWYGVFYNAKGNPILETIEISAFPELAAAQSEDAAHDIKIITEKLGLA; from the coding sequence TTGGATGATAATCAATTACCGATAAAGGTTAAAGCGGTGTTAGTTGAAATCAAAGATGCGTTGTCGCGGTTTCTGCAATCTGGTGAATCGTGGACAATCTTTATTGATAAGATGGCTTTATCATTTGAGGAACGTCAGGCAATCCACGATTTTTTAGGTCAAGGAACAGTGACCGTCAAATTTAATGATGTTGCTGAACCTGTCGAATGGCTGGAAAGCGGTGTTGCTGGCGTTTGGTATGGCGTTTTTTATAATGCAAAGGGCAATCCAATTTTAGAAACAATTGAAATAAGCGCTTTCCCGGAGTTGGCTGCAGCTCAGTCTGAGGATGCAGCGCATGATATCAAAATCATTACCGAAAAACTTGGTTTAGCATAA
- the hybD gene encoding HyaD/HybD family hydrogenase maturation endopeptidase: MIKITVLGIGNILLQDEGLGVRTVERLMNNYRFPDDVQVLDGGTLGMGLIPFLDGTDKLLIVDAIAGKLPPGSIYELRDGEVKTYFKQKVSLHDLGIQDVLATMEVLEKPIKEIVVVGMQPGTMNVGLELSSEIEQGLVKLESLVLKQLADWQAEVEQVG, encoded by the coding sequence ATGATAAAGATAACAGTTCTGGGAATCGGAAATATTCTTCTTCAAGATGAAGGATTAGGGGTTCGGACGGTTGAAAGACTTATGAACAATTATCGTTTTCCCGACGATGTTCAGGTATTAGACGGAGGAACGTTAGGAATGGGACTTATACCTTTTCTTGACGGTACTGATAAATTATTGATTGTAGATGCTATTGCTGGCAAACTGCCGCCCGGATCTATCTATGAATTGCGGGATGGCGAAGTTAAAACCTACTTTAAGCAGAAGGTTTCTCTGCACGATCTAGGCATTCAGGATGTGCTTGCAACAATGGAAGTTTTGGAAAAGCCAATAAAAGAGATTGTGGTTGTTGGCATGCAGCCGGGTACAATGAATGTTGGGTTAGAATTGAGTTCAGAAATTGAACAGGGCCTTGTAAAGTTGGAGAGTCTTGTACTAAAACAATTAGCTGATTGGCAGGCGGAGGTAGAACAGGTTGGATGA
- the cybH gene encoding Ni/Fe-hydrogenase, b-type cytochrome subunit, which yields MSTEPLRCVYVFSPFLRLFHWIMVFSITILFITGLYIGNPAYIGTQGTEATYAVESLFSMETIRYIHFITAFIFVASFIMRIYGMIVFKGDRLFPRPWTFEYWLGTIDVAMHYAFITPVHRPYIRNHMARAGYASVYVMILLEVVTGFAMYYMIDPNRFGAKVFGWFNHLLINEYYVHLIHHYVAWFIVLFAIVHVYMTIRADLTDKNGEISSMFSGVKFLKADPDDIGDIDHDKDNSSGNRKYSSSR from the coding sequence ATGAGCACCGAGCCATTAAGGTGTGTTTATGTGTTCAGTCCGTTTTTGCGGTTATTTCACTGGATAATGGTTTTTTCGATTACCATATTGTTTATTACCGGCTTGTACATCGGCAACCCAGCGTATATCGGGACTCAAGGTACTGAGGCCACATATGCCGTTGAATCCCTCTTTTCGATGGAGACTATTCGCTACATACACTTCATAACGGCATTTATTTTTGTCGCTAGCTTTATCATGCGGATATACGGCATGATAGTTTTTAAGGGGGACCGTTTATTTCCTCGGCCGTGGACTTTTGAGTATTGGCTGGGAACAATCGATGTAGCCATGCATTACGCTTTTATTACTCCTGTGCATAGGCCGTATATCCGGAATCATATGGCCAGAGCAGGCTATGCGTCGGTGTATGTGATGATTTTACTCGAGGTAGTCACTGGTTTTGCCATGTATTATATGATTGATCCTAATCGATTTGGTGCCAAAGTTTTTGGTTGGTTCAATCATCTTCTGATAAATGAATACTATGTGCATTTAATTCATCATTATGTCGCATGGTTTATTGTACTATTTGCCATAGTTCATGTTTATATGACTATCAGGGCGGACTTAACTGATAAGAACGGCGAAATATCTAGTATGTTTTCTGGTGTTAAATTTCTCAAGGCGGATCCTGATGATATAGGAGATATTGATCATGATAAAGATAACAGTTCTGGGAATCGGAAATATTCTTCTTCAAGATGA
- a CDS encoding nickel-dependent hydrogenase large subunit, with product MKRIVVDPVSRIEGHLRVEVMIDEATGKVQDALSSGTAWRGIEIICKDRDPRDLWLFVQRICGVCTTVHALASVRAVEDALGIEIPKNANYIRNIIYASQVVQDHLIHFYHLHGLDWVSPVEALKADPAAAAALQNTILEKYSLPFSGPVEHTTSAYPKEFPKATTAYLKEIQAKVKKIVDSGQLGIFAAHYWDHPDYAILPPEVHLIAISHYLNMLDKQRELVKSHLIFGGKNPHPHYLVGGMSCSISMNDMNAPVNTERLAVVDTSANFGIDCVNSFYVPDLLAIADIYSKAGYLDGGGLAKERVLGFGDLPDETYSGTSNGSYHSNLLLRSNGVVENFGQGVTNAVFHPFDPKDIADPDTLTESVEHAWYQYPEGQADIHPWNGVTKPEYTAPKEGTKTNWKYLDENGKYSWIKTPKWRGKTAEVGPLARYIIVYTKVKKGIIQPTWVENMMVSQIDAVSKILNLPPEKWLPSTLGRTLARGLEAQVFAYVNKYFTDKLLNNIKAGDTTVANMVKWEPSSWPQEAQGVGLHEPPRGGLSHWIVIKNGRTANYQTVVPSTWNACPRDSKAGYGAYELGMIDTKVKIAEKPLEILKLIHSFDPCLACATHLYNAEGEQITVVNTDPFK from the coding sequence ATGAAACGAATTGTCGTCGATCCTGTAAGTCGGATTGAAGGTCATTTACGAGTTGAAGTTATGATAGACGAAGCTACAGGTAAAGTCCAAGATGCCCTCTCCAGCGGCACAGCTTGGCGAGGAATCGAAATTATCTGTAAAGATAGGGATCCGCGCGATCTTTGGCTTTTCGTACAGCGTATATGCGGAGTATGTACGACGGTACACGCTTTGGCTTCGGTAAGAGCAGTTGAGGATGCTCTCGGTATTGAAATTCCTAAGAATGCCAATTACATTAGGAATATCATTTATGCATCGCAAGTAGTACAAGATCATCTTATTCACTTCTACCATTTGCATGGTTTGGACTGGGTGAGCCCTGTTGAGGCTCTGAAAGCAGACCCCGCCGCGGCTGCGGCTTTACAAAATACGATTTTAGAGAAATATTCTTTGCCTTTTAGCGGGCCTGTTGAACATACTACAAGTGCTTACCCTAAAGAGTTTCCTAAGGCCACAACGGCATATTTAAAAGAGATACAGGCTAAAGTGAAGAAAATTGTTGATAGCGGACAATTAGGTATCTTTGCAGCGCATTATTGGGATCATCCCGATTATGCTATACTACCTCCGGAAGTTCATTTGATTGCGATATCGCATTATCTTAATATGTTAGACAAACAGCGGGAATTAGTTAAATCCCATTTGATATTCGGTGGAAAAAATCCTCATCCTCACTATCTGGTAGGCGGAATGTCTTGTTCAATCTCAATGAATGATATGAATGCTCCGGTCAATACTGAGCGGTTAGCAGTCGTAGATACGTCAGCCAACTTTGGGATTGATTGTGTTAACTCCTTTTATGTTCCTGACTTGTTAGCCATAGCTGATATCTATTCTAAAGCCGGCTATCTAGATGGGGGCGGGCTTGCCAAAGAACGGGTACTCGGTTTCGGAGACTTACCTGATGAAACGTATAGCGGCACTAGCAACGGCAGTTATCACAGCAATCTTTTGCTTAGATCAAATGGTGTCGTTGAGAACTTTGGTCAGGGGGTTACAAACGCTGTATTTCATCCGTTCGATCCCAAAGACATTGCCGATCCGGATACTCTAACTGAAAGTGTTGAACATGCTTGGTATCAATATCCGGAAGGTCAAGCAGATATTCATCCCTGGAACGGAGTTACTAAGCCTGAATATACAGCACCTAAAGAAGGGACAAAAACAAATTGGAAATATCTCGACGAAAATGGCAAGTATTCTTGGATAAAAACTCCTAAGTGGCGAGGGAAAACAGCCGAAGTTGGTCCACTTGCCCGTTATATAATTGTTTACACTAAAGTTAAAAAAGGGATTATCCAGCCGACCTGGGTAGAGAATATGATGGTAAGTCAAATAGATGCCGTATCCAAAATTCTTAATCTACCACCGGAAAAATGGCTCCCGTCTACGCTTGGGCGTACATTAGCGAGAGGGCTTGAGGCACAAGTATTTGCCTATGTAAATAAGTATTTTACCGATAAGCTGCTGAATAATATTAAAGCAGGCGATACTACCGTCGCCAATATGGTTAAATGGGAGCCGTCGTCTTGGCCGCAGGAAGCCCAGGGCGTAGGTCTGCATGAACCGCCGCGCGGTGGACTCAGCCATTGGATAGTTATAAAAAATGGCCGGACTGCTAACTACCAAACCGTTGTCCCTAGTACGTGGAATGCATGCCCCAGGGACAGCAAAGCCGGATACGGAGCATATGAACTTGGTATGATTGATACTAAAGTAAAGATAGCTGAAAAACCCCTTGAAATTCTGAAACTAATCCATTCTTTTGATCCATGCCTAGCCTGTGCAACTCACCTTTATAACGCGGAAGGCGAGCAAATTACTGTCGTGAATACTGATCCATTCAAGTAG